The sequence CCGTTAGAAAGCAGGAAGAATCGCCCCACGGGAGCCCCCAGGGAGGCGACCCGAGCCAGGGCATCGGACGGCAGGATGACCACGAGCATGCCGCTGGTCAGCGTGGTGATCGCGGCCTACAAGAGCAGGCCGGACTATCTGTCGACCGCGATTCGAAGCGCCCTCGATCAGACGTGCAGCGATCTCGAGATCCTCGTCTCGGACGACTCCCCCGACGATGCGCTCGGCAAGGTCGTCGAGGGATGCGCCGACGCGAGAGTGCGGTACCGCTGGAACCGAACCCCGCTCGGCGCGGCGCGTAACCACTGGGCCTCCTTCCTTGAAGCCCGTGGGGAGTACGTCGCGGTCCTCAACCACGACGACCGCTTCGCCCCGACATTTCTCGAGAGGCTCGTCGCGCCGCTCCAGAGTCATGAAGAGCTCGTGCTCGCCTTCTGCGACCACTGGGTGATCGACGAGGACGGACGGATCCTGACCGAGCAGACGGAGAAGAATTCAGCACGGTGGGGACGCTCGCGGTTGACGGAAGGGACTCATCGCCCGTTCTTCGACCTTCTCATCGCGCAGGCGGTTCCCATGGCCGCAGGCGCGGTCTTTCGGAGAGAGCGTCTCCCCGCGGCGCTCCCCGCCCTGGCCGGCCCGGCATACGACCTATGGATGGCCTACCTCCTGTGCAGGGAGGGGCTCGGAGCGTACTACGTCCGCGATCGCTTGTGCAGCTGGAGAGCCCACTCCGAGAACCTGACCAGCCGAGGCGGGTTTGACTGGCGGCTCGGGGCCGCCGAGTGCTGGGCGACGGTGGCAGCCGATCCCGCGCTCGTTTCCGTCCGAGGTCCGGCCAGGGAAAGAGCGGCGTTCGCTCTTTCATCTT is a genomic window of Candidatus Eisenbacteria bacterium containing:
- a CDS encoding glycosyltransferase, encoding MPLVSVVIAAYKSRPDYLSTAIRSALDQTCSDLEILVSDDSPDDALGKVVEGCADARVRYRWNRTPLGAARNHWASFLEARGEYVAVLNHDDRFAPTFLERLVAPLQSHEELVLAFCDHWVIDEDGRILTEQTEKNSARWGRSRLTEGTHRPFFDLLIAQAVPMAAGAVFRRERLPAALPALAGPAYDLWMAYLLCREGLGAYYVRDRLCSWRAHSENLTSRGGFDWRLGAAECWATVAADPALVSVRGPARERAAFALSSCAAAAWRSGRRRECLSFGLRSFRMRPTWRGAFACLLPLLPKERVPRGAKPATGAGGDPEPPDEARAGSGSGR